One window of the Thermoanaerobaculia bacterium genome contains the following:
- a CDS encoding EVE domain-containing protein yields MSAIKAVLKTEPSAYSFDELERDRVTLWTGIHNYAALRNLEQLKIGDAVAVYHTGSERAAVGIAIVTKAAHRPRGEPNPKFLAIEVRAGRRFAKPVTLESLKEEPLFADSPLVTMGRLSVVPLTPEQSDRMAVLAGRRRETGT; encoded by the coding sequence CCTGAAGACCGAACCCTCCGCATACTCCTTCGACGAGCTCGAGCGCGACCGCGTGACGCTCTGGACGGGAATCCACAACTATGCCGCGCTGAGGAATCTCGAGCAGCTCAAGATCGGCGACGCCGTCGCCGTCTACCACACCGGGAGCGAGCGGGCGGCGGTCGGGATCGCCATCGTCACGAAGGCCGCCCATCGCCCTCGCGGAGAGCCGAACCCGAAGTTTCTCGCCATCGAGGTCCGGGCCGGGCGCCGGTTCGCGAAACCGGTCACGCTCGAGAGCCTGAAGGAGGAGCCGCTCTTCGCCGACAGTCCTCTCGTGACGATGGGACGGCTCTCGGTCGTGCCGCTCACCCCGGAGCAGTCGGACCGGATGGCCGTCCTCGCCGGGCGGCGGCGGGAGACGGGCACGTGA